The segment GCCGCAGTTGAAGCAGCCGACAAAGATGGTTTGAcaggtattttaaaaattgttttaacggaatttcattttttgatcagagctaaaaaattatatataatataaaatagtgcaaattatattcttcctctttcgtaataaaaaaattccagtaGTTCCATTATTgagaaattagaaataatttacggCTAAAACTCGGCATGCAGCTCTCCACTGTGCCGCGAGCCGAGGCCACACCGAGTGCCTGGAGACTTTGATCACGCTTTGCGGTGCCAACGTCAACGTGATAGACAACCACGGCTGCACGGCTCTGTTTTACGCCGTCACCCTAGGCCACGCCGACTGCACGCAACTGCTGCTCAACTTTGGCGCCGATTACGACACTCAGGACCGACGGGGACGAACGTGAGATTTTTATAATGACTCTCACTCTGTCTGAAAGTAAATGGAAACGTATTTGCCGTGCACCCACAGACAtatgttcattattttatgTGGCGGCGCGATTTCCCGCAATGTGGCAAACAAGCGCTTGTTTTTGTTGCATGAGAGGTCAAAAGAAATCGATTTATCCTCATTAATTCatagaaaactaaaattaaccGGCTTTTGTGTGTTGCATGTAATGTGTCTATTTGGCAACGTTCCCCGCTTACTCAACAATTAAAcaacaatcatttttttttgtaaaaaggtTTAACTGGAAAACGCATAGCcgcccatttttattttgaaattaccgTCGCTTATTTTTTTCCCTGCGTCGGCTTTTAGTCATGAAACACATTCCTAGGTTTATAGTTGTTTCATGAAGTTCCCGTTTATTTTTGggttttattatattcattaGAGTGCAACgttgaagaataaaattatttatgaatgatATATTTCccccataaaaatttattattgcttttgaATTGATGAAAGCTCTTATAACTTGTGGGAGGACATGTAAATcatctaaataaatatcttgaaGATTATTAAatgtgacatttttttaatttgcatattattttgatgataTGTGCAGGTCCGCGCATTGCGGAGCAGCGAAAGGGCAGCTCGAGACGTTGAAACTACTGCACACGGCCGGTGCCGACCTGTGGAAGCGGAACGTGCGTGGAGAACTGCCGCTGCACGACGCAGTGCAGAGCGGCCGCAGGGAGTTGGTCAGGTGGCTGCTGGCCCTGCGACCTGACATGGTGACGGCGGCCAACAGTGACGGCTGCTCGTGCCTGCACATCGCCGCCATCAGGAACTACGTCGAAATGTGCAGGGTGCGTGATTcctataaaattgaaactcaaaattgcatttttacgtGGGATTGGGACAGTTTCGctcataaatttgaatgagaCTCACAAATATGCTCGAAATCGGTTGCAGGTGTTGCTGGACGGCGAATCGTTCGTCAACCCTGTAATGCGGACGTCCAAAGGCGCCCTGATGACGCCCCTGGACGCCGCTCTGGCCAAGGAAAACCGCAGCTGCGCCAAGTACCTGCAGCTGCTCGGAGGAGTGCCTGCGTCCAAATTAACCGAGGAGGCCGCAGCGTTGCGCGGACAAAGAAAGTGAGCtgacaaataatttagttaaaaaatataaaagcttAATACAGTGCCCCTTGTCGTGAACCTCTTCGGTCTGATCTGCCCCGACACGCGCCTGCAGACACAAATTGTGGCGCGCGGCCGCCGGCCGCTACTCAAGAAAAAACCGTTTCAtgtataaaatttgcttttccttAAACGACAAGCGAgcactgtttaatttaaagtagatTTGACGTCTCTGTGTTGCAGATATTCGCAACAGCCCTCAATGTCTGTTTagtcttttttgttttaaaaaatgagtagtggtgaaattattgtttctcaGGGCCTATCTGGACCACATGGACCTTGTGACACCGAGATTAGAAGCGTCACCCTCTTTACTCTCGGGATACAGCACGCCAGCCATGCAGCAGTTCAACTCGCTGGAGGTACCGCTGTTCTTGAAATTGTCCGTGTATAttttgaacctctgctcagcacatcccacGGGGTCCCCAATAACAccaggagcttgggcccaatgtggccatcttttcgcctccctgcACCaaaggtctttgattgaaacgccaaaaatttgtccctaaagaCGCTGAGAAGGTGTGAAACCCAGAAAGTGGCGTCGCTCCACCTCCCAAGACTGTTCAGTTATTTGGGCATTTTGAGTGGCTTATTAATTAACcaaccttttgccatctctgattTTGGGTGGCCGTAACAGATCCctgaaatgctaaaatatctCATTTTGCCTTTAATAATCCCAAGAATGCGAGTCGATTAGCAAGGCATTGCCAATATTTTGAACagtttttaggaaaatttcgATTCATGTTTTAATAACTGAATAATATGTTGAACATTTTCCTCGAATTcggcatttcaattaaacatgAATCGAGGGACCTCGTTAGGATTTTTCAGTTTGTTAAGGTTtgttaatttctatttattttgtcctttTAATCAGGTGCCGCAGGTGTCCAGCAAAGTGAGTCACGACGATGATCAGATTTCGTCGCAGAGGAGCGCGCGGAAGGTGCGGCTGCGGAAGTCAAAGTCGCCGCGCAGCTCGTCCAGCGAGAGCGACAACGATGCCGACAGAGAAAAGAGAGTGCGCAGAAAGAGCAGGAGGCACGTTTCAAAGGAGAAAAAAGAGCGACGCGTCCAGTCTGTTGACGGTAAGTGGCCAATTTCGCAACTTTGATCGTTTGTGCTACTTTTCGCCTCGGGTTGCAGGTGCGGCGGACGCGGCGGTCGATGCTCGGGAAGAGAATCGAGAGGAGGCCGACACGGAGCACGCAACACGGGCGAAAGCAACACGCGACCGATCGTCTGCAAGCAAATCCAAGAAGCAGTTAATCGATATGAACCAAATCACGACGGACGATGATGAAGTTGCTTCCGAAGCGAGTGTTCTGGAAACGCGAGAAGCCGAGAGGAAGGAAGAGCGGAAAATCGCTGAGAGCAACACAGATGCTAACGACGCGAAGAAAGAGgagcaggaaaaaacaaaagcagcttCAGCAAAAGCCAAGTCTGCACGGCACAGGAGCCAGCCTCAGGCGAAGCTCGAAAAGAGCAAAAGCGACAAAGCTGAGAGTCAGAAAGTGGACGAGGCGGCCGGAAAGCCTTCGACGGTCCAGCAAAAGGGCGAGAGCAGAGGACAGTTGACTCCAGTCGGAGAAGCCAGCACCAGCTCCGAGCAGAGCCTAACTGATGGCTCTGAAAGGGAAAAAACTGCGGCGACTGCGGTGGTTGATGTTAAAAGTGCGGCTCAGTCACCACCGAAATTGCGAGAAACTGGCAAGTCTAAAAGCTCCAGCATACCGTCTGGAAGTGGCAACAACCGCAGGTCGGAGAGCAAATCAAGATCGGCATCTGTCGACACGGACAAAAGCCAGCGTAGAAAACCAGACGCGTCGCCCAGGAAAAAGGAGGCAGAAAGAGTAGAAAAACCTAATAAAGAAAACTCTGAAAAATCTGACGGAAAAGCagatgaaagtaaaaatgtagAAGAGAGTATTTCATCCAGTCGCGAAGAAAACGAAGTGGAGAAagctaaaaaatctgaaagtAAAACTCCAATCACGTCAGAAAAGCCCCGTAAAATCGTAGAACAAGGAACGAAGAATGGAGAAATTATagctaaaaaatctgaaagtAAAACTTCAGCCACGTCAGAAAAAACCCGTAAAATCGAAGAACAAGGAACGAAGAATGGAGCAATTATagctaaaaaatctgaaagtAAAACTTCAGCCACATCAGAAAAAAACCGTAAAATCGAAGAACAAGGAACGAAGAATGGAGAAATTGTagctaaaaaatctgaaagtAAAACTTCAGCCACGTCAGAAAAAAACCGTAAAATCGAAGAACAAAATTCGAAGGAGAGTGAAGAAAGCTCTGATGCTAAGATTCCAGACACGTTaaacgaaaatgaaaaagttgaAGAGGAAGAACCAAAGGGTAAACTTATCAGTAATAAAaacgttgaaattaaaaaccaagaTGCACCTAAAACTGAGATCAAAAATATCGAAGAAGAGAAAGTGATGAATGAAAAAAGCACATCTAAAAAGCCTGAAATTGAACACCTCGACGTTTCACAAGAAAATATACCTGtcgaagaaaagaaaaacacgaaCGACCAAAGCACTACAGAGattgcaacaaataaaaacaaaaaagtgtcaaaagagagggaaaatagcagagaaaaagaagaaagttCAACTATAAAATCAGAAACTAAAAAACCGGATGTGacacctgaaataaaaaatgataaaattgatGAAACTGCCTTGGAGGACGTTGCACCAAAgagaaatcaaaagaaaacagaGATCATAGCTGGAACAAACGCCAAAAAACAGGAAAACGGAGCCAAGAGTAAAAAAGCTGTCAGTTCTGAGCATGAAAAAGCAAGTGcgagcaaaataattgaaacaccAAAACAAGACAGTGATACCAGTGACAGCGTCGGAAAGACCGAAGGAGTGCCAGACGCAAAGAGCAAGAAATCGGAAATAGAGGCGCCGTTCAAGACGGACGatccaaaacaaaaaccatCCAAAAAGCAAGAAACCGCTAAAAACAGCAGGGCAATGAGCAAGGAGCGGAAGGAATCAGAGGTGTCAAAGCCAAGGCAGACGGCAATCAAAGAAGCATCGCGTGTCGCTCCTTCCAAGCCGCCGCGAGCCGCGTTATCGGAAAAGGGTGATCGCGACGGGAAATCACAAGAAAAAGCAGAGGGCAGCGACGCGTGTTCAGAAACCAACGCCTCCAGCAGCGACGTCAGCCAAACGCAGGCCGAAGACGGCACGTCGGACTCGAAATCGGCGCCTGACAAGCGAGCCGATTCCAACAACCGGAAACAGCGGAAGCTAAAGCGCGAGGCCAACGCGTCCGAGACGCCGGGCACGACGGAGGgaaccgccgccgccagcagcGACTCGCATTCGGACCCGACCGAAACCGAATTCCAGGACACGGATTCCGGGGTGCAGGAAAAAACCGGCAAGAGCAGCGAGCAGGAATCGGAGCATTGGAGCGAAAGCACCGCACACACCACCGCGGATGATAAATTCGTCGAGGAGCATTCGTCGAGCAGCTCGCGTGCTGCAAAAGAAGAAATCGCAACCGGAAAGGGAGATAAAATAACTGAAGCCCCCGGCGCGAGACATAAAAAGCCTGACGACGCTATCGCGATCCCCAGCGTGACCGTCGTGGAATCGGGGCAGCAGGCGAAGCGCGAGGGGCCGAGAAACAAGGCCGCGGAGAAGGACGAACCCGCAGTTATCGCCGTTGCCGCCGTCGAGCCCAAGAAAACGGTTGCGTTTGAGAAGCAGGCGCTGGAGCCGGCGGCCGAGCCCACCAAGCACCTGATCAACGGCAAGCCGAGCCAAAGGGTGCCTCCGCTGCCCAAGGGGCTGCACCAACAACCGATCGACCGGAGCGCGCAGATCGAGGAGGACGAGAAGAAGGCGCGCGAGATCATCCGCAGGCGGCACGAGCAGTCGGTCGTCTCGGTCACCCAGGCTGTGCAAGTCAGCACCAGAAAGTAAGTAGaaaatatgtaattaataaatttaaaaatttgatttaaatctcTTAATCATAGCAACTAACAAAGATACATTTTTCAGGTATCAGCTAGAGCGGCGGATTTTCCAGGAGCTGCTGGAGCTGAAGAAGATGCAGCTGCGAACAGGCCGGGGCAACGAGAGCGTGATTGTGAAGCGGGCCGTGGACGAGTACCGCAAGGCGGGGCTGATCGTGGGTCTGCGCCAGTACGACGGGCCGTATTCGTTCCGCGCCTTCGAACAGTACCTCTACGGTGAGCTCTCCCCGCACCTactctctttaaaaaattatttaaaattctgatttcgAGTGCAGATCAGCTGAAACTGCTGCAGAACAGCTCCGACGCTCGAATCATCGCACGCCTCAAGCCGACCGACGACGTGAGCTCGCTGGCCGCGGCGCTGCGTCTCTCGGTGCCGCGCCACTCGCCCGCCTTCTGCACCGTCAGTACGCACAGGTGCCACCACGCCACCGACGCCTACACCAACGTCCCAGTCGCCAATTACGGTAAGTggttgtttatttatttctctttgaaaGATCTGCTCGAACCGCTCAATTTGATTCGGTGGATGGAGtggtttttattctttaataaatcaatgaaTGAATTTGCATCGCAATCGGAACATCTACAACTTTGTGTGCGCCTGGCAGAAGggggaaactgtgccgcgtCACACATTTGACAAGCGGGTTGCTGACCTCTActgaattcattattttttttcatgactcatttataaatatatagggcagtgaaatttagaatgtttacgtaaaaatccaattttcaagATTGTTGAGTGAAAtcctagaaaaaataattaatagttGGGAATACATTATTTGTCATAGCcgacaattaaattaaatccaatcTTTTAAGTGCCAAAGAGgatacatataaaaataaatcgtgcaAAAATCTGCCTCAGAATTGAAAACTATCAAAATGTGCCttatttctgaaataaaaacaatttcttccaatgtgatagttttaaaaatacttggaATCAAATAATTGTTCCAGTTGCACGGTTGCCGCAGACGGAGCGTTTTCTGCCCGAAATCGAGTCTCCGAAGAAAGAGAATGGAAGTTTGGTGTCGACGGCAACGACCAAAACGCTGCGGCACGTCGACATCCGCAAACCGATGACCCTGGAGCTGAGTTTGGGCGGCGAGCGGCAGATTATTGCGCTGCCGACGGAAAAACTCGACAAGTCCAAACGGTACTTTGTGTCCTTCTCGATAAAGCCCAAGCACACGTCCGTCGAGGCTGGTCGCGAAGCTCCGGAGGACAACAAACACCAACATGCCACCACCATTTGAAGCCGCtttttctttgtaaatatTACATATCACCGCTCATCAGATGAACCCCAGGAAGTTACAAACTGCCGTTGCGAGCACTGTGTTAGAGTTTATCTCCCACCGAGTGGAGTTGCATTTTTCTATTGATGTgttactcattgtcagcgacGCCGATGTTCtcgttttgataaaataaagtgTTGAATCACGAATCGAATCGGAGGATTGTCATTAGCAAAGTAAAACGAAAGAGCTCAATTAAAGGGCACTcgaatttgataattttattcatgttTTACAAACACATAGTGTTGCTACATAGGCTTATTTGATGAAGGGAGCGATTATTTGCTACAGTGCCTTGCACTCTTTGGTGGCAGGCCGCAAAAATCGCTCGATTGAAATATTACAGAAATAAATGGGTAGTGGGCGCTGATTTTGAATCGAGATTTTACAGCTTGTCAAGAACTTGGATCAGTGGTCTGCTTTGGTCAGTACTAACCTGCAAGTCCTGTGTTAAAAATTCTGGGGCTTCTTTTTTCGTGACCGTCCTAAGAAAGTTTTCAACTCGCGCgcaattttctctcttccatgcttcttattttcttttttctacgTTAAGCACAGGGCTTGAGAATTCCCTTCTTTCTGTCTTGCATTTTCTTTCTCGCTCTGCCTCTGCCTCAGTCTAATTTTCAAAGCAGCGAAAACTTGAATCACCGCttgcaattttctctcttccCCCCGATCTAATTCTTACTTCATCCAATACCACGGCTTTCATAACcttatgaaaacaaaaagttgcTGTTAGAACCAAGTGAAGCAGATAACATGAACAGAGCATACATAATCAGAGATCATTCATTTTCATAGAGTCGTCAAGTGTCAATGGAGGGAGAGTAACTGACGGGGAAGACGCTCTGCGCGCCAAACAAAAGGACAACAAAATCATATATATCCACAGTgcgtgagtgagtgtgtgtgtgtgtccgaGAGTTAGCGAATCGGCCGAGAGAAATAAAAGACGAGAGCAAAGCGCACACAAATAATGAACTAACTAAAACTCGAGGGGGCTCACACGAACAGCAGAGAGACGCTACACGTGTGTacagcgaaataaaaaaatcatgatttcaaTCAATGGCAATTGAATGCCCAGGGAAGAGATGTTTTTAACACGTGTGTCCCTTTCCAATGAACCATCGAGAAGCAGCGTCTGATTAATAACGACCTGAAATCGTAATGTCAGAAAAACAAGGTGAGGAGAATGTTATCTGGCACAGTCTGGGCAGTCTCTTTCTTTTGcaacacaaaaacaaaactaatcATCGGGATCAGGGGAGGAGGGGGCACAAAGGCGGGCGTCGGGACTCTGTGCCGAGAGACAAGATCGGGACTGCCACGTGAATTTACAACCAGCTGAATGCACGCACTTACTAGCGAGTCAATCGGCCGACAACATGGTTTGGTACTTACGTGGTGAGTAGGAGCGCGAGCGGGAGCGCTCGTAACGGCCTCGTCTTGAGCGGGAGGAGTAGTAGGGTGACGGTGAGCGGCGGTATCGCTCACGGTAACGGTCTCCGCCGCCTCCAGCACTATACGATTCACTACTGCAAAGAAAAACAGAggttaaagattttaaataaaagtaaatggcACTTGCATTTTTCTGCTACATACTGTTATATGAATGAGAATGGGGATTAAATATGTGAATTTGCTGCATATCAAACAGCGAGTAGTCGTTTTAGAGGttatgaaaacaatttaaaattcacacaaGGGTTAGTTTCAGGCTTTGGGAGTTTTCAATGGTTTGtcgtaaaaaatcaatgcgtttttaaagcaaatgattttctttttttaacatgCAAACATAGATTttccagatttaatttattttttattattataattttgatagttttattctttattaaatatttttcttaaggACAAAACGGAGCTACATAACCTGGAagagctcattgtcagtggtaggtgaaattaaaaataagctgTTAGCATCAAAGGCACTGTTTAGAAGCAAAGGTCTTACCCATCAGGTCTGTGCCGTCTGCCACTGCTGTGTCTCTCTGCACTTCTGCCTCTGCTGACTTCACTGCAACCACGAAGTGAccaacagaaaataaatcaacccAAGTCTCTGCAGGCGAGTACTCACGTAGGTTTGCCCATGTATATTCCTGGCGTCGGGGTGTGCGCTCGCTGAGTGATGGAAAAGTCGACTCTGATGCGTCGGCCGTCAATCTCCATCCCAGAGCACCTGTCCTTGGCCACCTTGGCGTCCTCCTTGCTGTTGTAGTACACGAAGGCAAAGCCACGAGAACGGCCAGTCTGAATCAGCAGCTGGTTAGCTTGGAACTGGTTCTGGTTGGGGGAAAACAAACCTTGGCGTCGATCACCACTTGCACTTTGTCCACTGGGCCGTACTTGCTAAAAATGTTCTGCAGCTCGTGCTCTGTAGTGTAGATGCTGAGGCCAAATACTCCCACGCAGCGACTTTCATTGGGATTatccttcaaatttaaaatagtaataaatatttatcaagatcacatgtttaaattgatttcaagcTGAGATATTGAGTCACTTGGAGGGTATAATCCTAACATGTGTAATTCTTGTGATTGTTTCAACATGATTTCTTCTTAGCCTTGAAGTCTAGTACAcagaaaaacaataaagaaaGATATTAATATAAGGCTTCCTCAGCATTGTTGAGATTACAAAAAATCCTGACACCAATTTCAAAGCTCAAAATGCGTTCATCAATgttggaatttgaaaaatgtggcaataaaaataacaatcaagTTACCCTGCTGCCGACATGTCTGCGTCTATTTGACATTGGGCTTCTGGAGTGGCTACGCATCATGTCTCGGTCGCGCCTGCGGCTCCTGGAGCGAGACCTGGACCGCGAGTACTCCCTTGTTGCCCTTCTTGTCGGGGAGCGAGAGCGACTCCTCGAGCGGTACCTCGGACGTTCAGCTCGCTCAGCTGCGCTCCCACCTCTGTAAGAGGACATCTTCCTCTTGTTGGATGGACTCCTGCCAAAACATACCGATTCATAGGGAGATTTTTGAATTACTGAAGGATTTTTACCTCGAGCGCGAGTACGAACGACGACGAACCTCGTGTCTCACAGGGCTTGGAGATCTACTCAAGTGCTCGACGTGTTTATTGTTCAGGTCAGCGCTTCTGTACGATCCGCTCCTCACCGGGCTATGCtggagttaaatttaacaattagtACGGGTTAACGCTcttaatctaaaattaaactgaagtTTGGAACGCGCAACATTTACCATGGCAAAGTTCTCCATTGCGAGAGAATTGGTATGAAATGGTATGAGAGGCGGAAGAATAGAATCACGCATTGACGACACAGGAGGGTGTGATTTCAGATACGGCGAGCACCAATGcggctttttctttttttaaacacgCGTTTTGTAAAGCCGATTAAGGAGAGGAACCTTAGTGTGCGGGTACAAACGAGTATTTAGAGAAATTGACCAACCTCTCTGTCACTCATGCCTCGGACAAGAATTTTCCACTATTGAAACTCCAATTGTTTTGTCCGACACTGTCAGTGCGAAGCGGGCGAATTTGGGGAAAGcgaagctaaaaattaaaatggcgtGTGCTGCTTCACATTGCCGcccaataaattaaacattaaagaATGCACTAGCGACgccattttattatattttcaaacacaccaaatttaaaaataatgggaTGGTGGAGATGAATTCAAACTGCAGAAAGCGCGTAACTACAAACAAGATGGCGCCATGCTTCATCCTTTACACGAAATAACGTCTTCACCAACCCATTCACACATCTTCACCGGCTTGCTATTTgcacgaaaatgaaaaattagtgGGATTGATTACGAGCGTGCAATGAGTATTTccaaatgtaattaattaattaattagtatgaatatattacaaaaaaatagaacGTGATAATtctagtaataaaaattagtgtaaaagtaaaaataatagacaatttttgcattttccgaTTTTCTTTACTCCGTGGTGTTGGTGCACCTGCGCGACACGCCAAAGCGTATAACCTAAAACTCCAAACAAACACAATAAGATCTTTCTGAATAGAATTGCTTGCTTTTGCATTTGCAGTTGTTAATTTGAAGTTAATCGTAAACTAACGCTATTGCATTTgcgataatatttattttgtatcggagttttacaaaaattatacacaCGTTGTACATTATCGTGTTTTTCGTTGAAGACCTGCAATAGCGTGTTCTGCATGACCATTCGAGAGAGATTTGACGGACTATTATCTCCATTCGAAAAATATTGTCCGGAAAATGTCGCACTACAGGGACGAATACGACGACGGGGACATCAGTGAAGACGGCGAAATCCGGACGCGCACCGTGAAAAGCAAGACGAGTCGGACGCTTGAAGACGTTTCAGAGTAAATCAAAACTGTCCTAAATTTAAAGCACGCAGTTCtaaatttcccatttgcaGCAACTCGGACGCAGCTGACAGTCTGGACATTCGGCCTCCGCAGGCGAGCGTCCCAAGCAAAGAGCACATGAAGCGATCGCGGGGTGATCGGGGCCACTATGGCGGTGGCGCCGACAAGAGCCGGCGCCAGCGGAAGGAATCTCACCGCAAGGGCCACCACCGGCAGCGCGAGCATCGCAGGGCGGAGCGCGATGCCAGGGACAAGGGCGGCAGTCGGAGCCACCGCGGCGCCGAGCGTCGCGACGACCTTGGCCGCGGCGGCAGTCGCAGGGACGCGCTCTCTGGCCCTCCGGCGCTCATGTCGCTGCAGATCGACGACCTACGCGGCCACCTCGACCGCAAGAACGAGAAAGTCCGCAACGAGGCCAGGCGGGAAAAGCCGCCTCCGGAGGTGGAGCCGCGGAAGCCGCCCCCGGAGACGCCCCAACAGCGTGAGCAGCGGCTCGAAAAGGAGCGACGCATGGAACGGCTGCTCAATGCCGGTGCGCATAACTTGATATCAGGTTGTTCTTAGTAGATGCactt is part of the Cloeon dipterum chromosome 1, ieCloDipt1.1, whole genome shotgun sequence genome and harbors:
- the LOC135946214 gene encoding protein phosphatase 1 regulatory subunit 12B, producing the protein MPLVENGSSERTGSFRTAEHRHQGKRHVTSLMYACQQNRDGQVRELLAQNKSQLIKQRDRTMKSALHYCVENSSATSAELVLAAAPELLDARDKDGFTPLNLAIIAGNISLVRFLLHKRADLNAVDNEKHSLVHWATVCGEVEALEALLEAGADPCMPDIHNGYPIHYAAQMCGANSEMGNDTKVGIKMLSKLLARKVSVHVVDSDGRQPILWAASAGSADAVLSLINAGAAVEAADKDGLTALHCAASRGHTECLETLITLCGANVNVIDNHGCTALFYAVTLGHADCTQLLLNFGADYDTQDRRGRTSAHCGAAKGQLETLKLLHTAGADLWKRNVRGELPLHDAVQSGRRELVRWLLALRPDMVTAANSDGCSCLHIAAIRNYVEMCRVLLDGESFVNPVMRTSKGALMTPLDAALAKENRSCAKYLQLLGGVPASKLTEEAAALRGQRKAYLDHMDLVTPRLEASPSLLSGYSTPAMQQFNSLEVPQVSSKVSHDDDQISSQRSARKVRLRKSKSPRSSSSESDNDADREKRVRRKSRRHVSKEKKERRVQSVDGAADAAVDAREENREEADTEHATRAKATRDRSSASKSKKQLIDMNQITTDDDEVASEASVLETREAERKEERKIAESNTDANDAKKEEQEKTKAASAKAKSARHRSQPQAKLEKSKSDKAESQKVDEAAGKPSTVQQKGESRGQLTPVGEASTSSEQSLTDGSEREKTAATAVVDVKSAAQSPPKLRETGKSKSSSIPSGSGNNRRSESKSRSASVDTDKSQRRKPDASPRKKEAERVEKPNKENSEKSDGKADESKNVEESISSSREENEVEKAKKSESKTPITSEKPRKIVEQGTKNGEIIAKKSESKTSATSEKTRKIEEQGTKNGAIIAKKSESKTSATSEKNRKIEEQGTKNGEIVAKKSESKTSATSEKNRKIEEQNSKESEESSDAKIPDTLNENEKVEEEEPKGKLISNKNVEIKNQDAPKTEIKNIEEEKVMNEKSTSKKPEIEHLDVSQENIPVEEKKNTNDQSTTEIATNKNKKVSKERENSREKEESSTIKSETKKPDVTPEIKNDKIDETALEDVAPKRNQKKTEIIAGTNAKKQENGAKSKKAVSSEHEKASASKIIETPKQDSDTSDSVGKTEGVPDAKSKKSEIEAPFKTDDPKQKPSKKQETAKNSRAMSKERKESEVSKPRQTAIKEASRVAPSKPPRAALSEKGDRDGKSQEKAEGSDACSETNASSSDVSQTQAEDGTSDSKSAPDKRADSNNRKQRKLKREANASETPGTTEGTAAASSDSHSDPTETEFQDTDSGVQEKTGKSSEQESEHWSESTAHTTADDKFVEEHSSSSSRAAKEEIATGKGDKITEAPGARHKKPDDAIAIPSVTVVESGQQAKREGPRNKAAEKDEPAVIAVAAVEPKKTVAFEKQALEPAAEPTKHLINGKPSQRVPPLPKGLHQQPIDRSAQIEEDEKKAREIIRRRHEQSVVSVTQAVQVSTRKYQLERRIFQELLELKKMQLRTGRGNESVIVKRAVDEYRKAGLIVGLRQYDGPYSFRAFEQYLYDQLKLLQNSSDARIIARLKPTDDVSSLAAALRLSVPRHSPAFCTVSTHRCHHATDAYTNVPVANYVARLPQTERFLPEIESPKKENGSLVSTATTKTLRHVDIRKPMTLELSLGGERQIIALPTEKLDKSKRYFVSFSIKPKHTSVEAGREAPEDNKHQHATTI
- the tra2 gene encoding transformer-2 protein homolog beta isoform X3, translated to MSDREHSPVRSGSYRSADLNNKHVEHLSRSPSPVRHEVRRRSYSRSRSPSNKRKMSSYRGGSAAERAERPRYRSRSRSRSPTRRATREYSRSRSRSRSRRRDRDMMRSHSRSPMSNRRRHVGSRDNPNESRCVGVFGLSIYTTEHELQNIFSKYGPVDKVQVVIDAKTGRSRGFAFVYYNSKEDAKVAKDRCSGMEIDGRRIRVDFSITQRAHTPTPGIYMGKPTEVSRGRSAERHSSGRRHRPDGSESYSAGGGGDRYRERYRRSPSPYYSSRSRRGRYERSRSRSYSPRYESRGIG
- the tra2 gene encoding transformer-2 protein homolog beta isoform X1, translated to MRDSILPPLIPFHTNSLAMENFAMHSPVRSGSYRSADLNNKHVEHLSRSPSPVRHEVRRRSYSRSRSPSNKRKMSSYRGGSAAERAERPRYRSRSRSRSPTRRATREYSRSRSRSRSRRRDRDMMRSHSRSPMSNRRRHVGSRDNPNESRCVGVFGLSIYTTEHELQNIFSKYGPVDKVQVVIDAKTGRSRGFAFVYYNSKEDAKVAKDRCSGMEIDGRRIRVDFSITQRAHTPTPGIYMGKPTEVSRGRSAERHSSGRRHRPDGSESYSAGGGGDRYRERYRRSPSPYYSSRSRRGRYERSRSRSYSPRYESRGIG
- the tra2 gene encoding transformer-2 protein homolog beta isoform X2 gives rise to the protein MRDSILPPLIPFHTNSLAMENFAMHSPVRSGSYRSADLNNKHVEHLSRSPSPVRHEVRRRSYSRSRSPSNKRKMSSYRGGSAAERAERPRYRSRSRSRSPTRRATREYSRSRSRSRSRRRDRDMMRSHSRSPMSNRRRHVGSRDNPNESRCVGVFGLSIYTTEHELQNIFSKYGPVDKVQVVIDAKTGRSRGFAFVYYNSKEDAKVAKDRCSGMEIDGRRIRVDFSITQRAHTPTPGIYMGKPTEVSRGRSAERHSSGRRHRPDGSESYSAGGGGDRYRERYRRSPSPYYSSRSRRGRYERSRSRSYSPRRY